The Streptomyces sp. NBC_00162 genome window below encodes:
- a CDS encoding FAD-dependent oxidoreductase yields the protein MAAERLVVVGGDAAGMSAASQARRLKGAAELEIVAFERGHFTSYSACGIPYWVGGRVPERDDLIARTPEQHRARDIDLRTRTEVVELDLPGSRVRARDLDTGSESWTAYDKLVLATGARPVRPRLPGIGAHGVHGIQTLDDGQRLMDTLERTEGRRAVVVGAGYIGVEMAEALVGRGYEVTVLHRGAQPMATLDPDMGGLVHSAMNRMGIRTVSRAEATKILTDEEGRVRAVATAGGEEYPADVVVLGIGVEPRTALARAAGLPLGPSGGILTDLSMRVRGYENIWSGGDCVEVLDLVAGRTRHIPLGTHANKHGQVIGSGVGGGYATFPGVVGTAVSKVCELEIARTGLRERDALEAGLRFVTATITSTTTAGYYPGAAEMTVKMLAERRTGRLLGVQIVGGAGSAKRVDIAAVALTAGMTVEQVVSLDLGYAPPFSPVWDPILVAARKAVSAVRSAGV from the coding sequence ATGGCGGCGGAACGACTGGTGGTGGTCGGCGGTGACGCGGCGGGCATGTCCGCCGCGTCACAGGCCCGGCGGCTCAAGGGCGCGGCGGAGCTGGAGATCGTCGCGTTCGAGCGCGGGCACTTCACCTCGTACTCGGCGTGCGGGATCCCGTACTGGGTCGGCGGCCGGGTCCCCGAGCGGGACGACCTGATCGCCCGCACCCCGGAGCAGCACCGGGCCCGGGACATCGACCTGCGCACCCGCACGGAGGTCGTGGAACTCGACCTCCCGGGATCGCGGGTCCGCGCCCGAGATCTGGACACGGGATCCGAATCCTGGACGGCTTACGACAAGCTCGTCCTGGCGACGGGCGCCCGCCCGGTCCGGCCCCGGCTTCCGGGCATCGGCGCGCACGGGGTCCACGGCATCCAGACCCTGGACGACGGCCAGCGCCTGATGGACACACTGGAGCGGACCGAGGGCCGCCGGGCGGTCGTGGTCGGCGCGGGCTACATCGGCGTGGAGATGGCCGAGGCCCTGGTCGGGCGGGGGTACGAGGTCACCGTCCTGCACCGCGGCGCGCAGCCGATGGCCACGCTGGACCCGGACATGGGCGGCCTGGTGCACAGCGCGATGAACCGGATGGGGATCCGTACGGTCTCGCGCGCCGAGGCGACGAAGATCCTCACCGACGAGGAGGGCCGGGTCCGCGCGGTGGCCACCGCGGGCGGCGAAGAGTACCCGGCGGACGTGGTCGTGCTCGGCATCGGCGTGGAGCCCCGTACGGCCCTGGCCCGCGCCGCCGGCCTCCCGCTCGGCCCCTCGGGCGGCATCCTCACGGACCTCTCGATGCGGGTCCGCGGCTACGAGAACATCTGGTCGGGCGGCGACTGCGTGGAGGTCCTGGACCTGGTCGCGGGCCGCACCCGGCACATCCCGCTGGGCACGCACGCCAACAAGCACGGCCAGGTCATCGGCTCGGGCGTGGGCGGCGGCTACGCGACCTTCCCCGGAGTGGTCGGCACGGCGGTCAGCAAGGTCTGCGAGCTGGAGATCGCCCGTACGGGCCTGCGCGAGCGGGACGCGCTGGAGGCGGGCCTGCGCTTCGTGACGGCCACCATCACCTCCACCACCACCGCGGGCTACTACCCGGGCGCGGCGGAGATGACGGTGAAGATGCTGGCGGAGCGCCGCACGGGCCGCCTCCTCGGCGTCCAGATCGTCGGCGGTGCGGGCTCGGCGAAGCGGGTGGACATCGCGGCGGTCGCCCTCACGGCGGGCATGACGGTGGAACAGGTGGTCTCCCTGGACCTGGGCTACGCCCCGCCCTTCTCCCCGGTCTGGGACCCCATCCTGGTGGCGGCCCGCAAGGCGGTCTCGGCGGTCCGCTCGGCGGGGGTCTGA
- a CDS encoding alpha/beta hydrolase, with the protein MRGTGVGVAAGALLALLSAAGVASAGGPGGGGEALLLRWQPCTRPAQAAQGGFECAVAKVPLDHAAPSGRTIDLALIRHGAAEPGRRAGSLFFNPGGPGGPGTLGLPELYGKFPQELKDRFDIVSWDPRGVGESTAVRCFDTAGEASAWHEHVPPFPVGREEQRAFTAAYADLAKRCERRDPQLLRHISTADTARDLDLLRRAVGEERLRYWGISYGTLLGATYANLFPDRVGRLVVDGNVDPRAWMNGGAGGEPEPNTFLRLGSHLGSADTLTQFLDHCGRAPVSGCPFSAGSPAATRAKYDTLLARLAERPVRRWTYARAVSEVRGDLYTVHPGWNGTADTLQSLWEGRAPDESPTPSGPARYPGFEQSLAVMCAESPNPASPGRDAELEKRAVRQAGALGRWWAWANEPCTAWPARAADPYAGPWNRTTAHPVLVVNTVHDPSTPYRAGQAMAAELARARLLTLDGYGHTALDNPSACVKRHVVRYVLTGALPPQGARCGQDTPPFTTVREPKSQAASPRPAEAAGRKAPPFTSWPLRPGWTRTVVPAADDQPIRTWPPAWRPDRTG; encoded by the coding sequence ATGCGCGGTACCGGCGTGGGCGTGGCGGCTGGAGCCCTGCTGGCACTGCTGTCGGCGGCCGGTGTGGCGTCGGCAGGCGGTCCGGGCGGCGGTGGCGAAGCCCTCCTGCTGCGCTGGCAGCCGTGCACGCGGCCGGCGCAGGCGGCGCAGGGGGGCTTCGAGTGCGCGGTGGCGAAGGTGCCGCTGGACCACGCCGCCCCGTCGGGCCGGACGATCGACCTGGCGCTGATCCGGCACGGGGCGGCCGAGCCCGGGCGGCGCGCCGGGTCGCTGTTCTTCAACCCCGGCGGGCCCGGTGGCCCCGGGACCCTCGGACTGCCCGAGCTGTACGGCAAGTTCCCGCAGGAGCTGAAGGACCGTTTCGACATCGTCAGCTGGGACCCGCGCGGCGTCGGGGAGAGCACGGCGGTGCGCTGCTTCGACACCGCCGGCGAGGCCTCGGCCTGGCACGAACACGTCCCGCCGTTCCCGGTGGGCAGGGAGGAGCAGCGGGCGTTCACCGCCGCGTACGCCGACCTCGCGAAGCGCTGCGAGCGGCGGGATCCGCAGCTGCTGCGCCACATCTCGACCGCCGACACCGCGCGTGACCTGGACCTGCTCCGCCGGGCGGTGGGGGAGGAACGGCTGCGCTACTGGGGCATCTCGTACGGCACCCTGCTCGGCGCGACGTACGCGAACCTGTTCCCCGACCGGGTCGGGCGGCTCGTGGTCGACGGCAATGTCGACCCGCGGGCGTGGATGAACGGCGGCGCGGGCGGCGAGCCCGAGCCGAACACCTTCCTGCGCCTCGGCTCGCACCTCGGCTCCGCCGACACGCTCACGCAGTTCCTCGACCACTGCGGCCGCGCGCCGGTGTCCGGCTGCCCCTTCTCCGCAGGGAGCCCGGCGGCGACCCGGGCCAAGTACGACACCCTGCTGGCGCGCCTCGCCGAGCGGCCGGTCAGACGCTGGACGTACGCCCGCGCGGTGAGCGAGGTCCGCGGCGACCTGTACACCGTGCACCCGGGCTGGAACGGGACCGCCGACACCCTTCAGTCGCTGTGGGAGGGCCGGGCCCCCGACGAATCCCCGACGCCGTCCGGGCCCGCCCGCTATCCCGGGTTCGAGCAGTCGCTCGCGGTCATGTGCGCGGAAAGCCCCAACCCCGCTTCCCCCGGGCGCGACGCCGAGCTGGAGAAGCGGGCCGTGCGGCAGGCCGGGGCGCTCGGCCGGTGGTGGGCGTGGGCGAACGAGCCCTGCACGGCGTGGCCGGCCCGGGCCGCCGACCCGTACGCGGGTCCGTGGAACCGGACCACCGCGCACCCCGTACTGGTGGTCAACACGGTGCACGACCCGTCCACCCCGTACCGCGCCGGGCAGGCGATGGCCGCGGAGCTCGCCCGGGCCCGGCTGCTGACGCTCGACGGCTACGGGCACACCGCGCTGGACAACCCGAGCGCCTGTGTGAAGCGCCATGTGGTCCGGTACGTCCTGACCGGGGCGCTGCCGCCGCAGGGGGCGCGGTGCGGGCAGGACACCCCGCCGTTCACGACCGTGCGGGAGCCGAAGTCGCAGGCCGCGTCACCCCGTCCGGCCGAGGCGGCCGGACGCAAGGCGCCACCGTTCACGTCCTGGCCGCTACGACCCGGCTGGACCAGGACCGTGGTGCCGGCCGCGGATGACCAGCCGATCCGGACCTGGCCACCGGCCTGGCGGCCGGACCGGACCGGCTGA